In Salvelinus namaycush isolate Seneca chromosome 15, SaNama_1.0, whole genome shotgun sequence, a genomic segment contains:
- the LOC120060092 gene encoding transcriptional repressor protein YY1-like, producing MASGDTLYIETDGSEMPSEIVELHEIEVETIETTVVGEDDDEQPMIALQPLDSDDPHSMHHHHQEVILVQTREEVVGEDDSDMHGDDDYEDQILIPVPVPAAEEEYIEQTLVTVAGKSSGRTKKGGSGKRNKKNYLGAPESSGRKWEQKQVQIKTLEGEFSVTMWASDDKKDVDHDTMVEEHVIGDNSPPDYSEYMTGKKLPPGGIPGIDLSDPKQLAEFARMKPRKVKEDDSPRTIACPHKGCSKMFRDNSAMRKHLHTHGPRVHVCAECGKAFVESSKLKRHQLVHTGEKPFQCTFEGCGKRFSLDFNLRTHVRIHTGDRPYVCPFDGCNKKFAQSTNLKSHILTHAKAKNNQ from the exons ATGGCATCAGGTGATACCCTGTACATCGAAACGGACGGCTCGGAGATGCCATCAGAAATAGTGGAACTCCATGAAATCGAAGTGGAGACCATCGAGACAACAGTTGTTGGAGAGGACGACGATGAACAGCCTATGATCGCTTTACAGCCCCTCGACTCAGATGATCCACACTCAATGCATCACCATCATCAGGAGGTAATATTGGTGCAAACCCGAGAAGAGGTGGTTGGTGAAGATGATTCGGACATGCACGGGGACGATGATTACGAGGACCAAATTCTTATAcctgtcccagtccctgccgccgaAGAGGAATACATCGAACAGACTCTGGTGACTGTCGCTGGGAAGAGCTCGGGGCGGACGAAGAAGGGGGGAAGCGGGAAGAGAAATAAAAAGAACTACTTGGGTGCACCGGAGTCCAGTGGTAGAAAATGGGAACAGAAACAAGTCCAGATAAAGACTTTGGAAGGAGAGTTTTCAGTGACGATGTGGGCATCGG ATGACAAGAAGGATGTTGACCATGACACTATGGTAGAGGAGCATGTCATTGGGGATAATTCTCCTCCCGATTACTCCGAGTACATGACAGGGAAGAAGCTCCCGCCCGGGGGCATTCCAGGGATCGACCTGTCAGACCCCAAACAGCTGGCAGAGTTCGCTAG GATGAAGCCACGGAAAGTCAAGGAGGACGACTCTCCCAGGACGATAGCTTGCCCCCACAAA GGATGCAGTAAAATGTTCAGGGATAACTCTGCAATGAGGAAGCACCTGCACACCCACGGACCACGTGTTCACGTCTGCGCCGAATGTGGAAAGGCCTTTGTCGAAAGCTCCAAACTGAAGAGGCATCAACTTGTTCATACCGGCGAGAAGCCTTTCCAA TGCACATTTGAGGGCTGCGGAAAGCGGTTCTCCCTGGACTTTAACTTACGCACGCACGTGCGGATTCACACTGGAGACCGACCCTACGTCTGTCCGTTTGACGGTTGCAACAAGAAGTTTGCCCAATCCACCAACCTCAAGTCTCACATCCTCACACACGCTAAAGCTAAAAACAATCAGTGA
- the degs2 gene encoding sphingolipid delta(4)-desaturase/C4-monooxygenase DES2: MDKTGERGDFEWVYSDQPHTSRRKEILAKYPEIKSLMGPDPQLKWVVTGMVLTQLLACYMVHDLPWKWVVFWSYGFGGCINHSLTLAIHDISHNVAFGNKLARLNRWFAIWANLPIGLPYSASFKKYHIDHHRYLGGDGLDVDIPTDVEGWFFCTPLRKVLWLFLQPLFYALRPLVVNPKPVSRLEMMNAAVQFAVNFVIFYLWGLKPIVYLIAGSILCMGLHPISGHFIAEHYMFLKGHETYSYYGPLNWITFNVGYHMEHHDFPSIPGSKLPQVKKMAAEYYDSLPQHTSWIRVLWDFVFDDSIGPYTRIKREYKLVKQE, encoded by the exons ATGGATAAGACAGGTGAACGGGGAGACTTTGAATGGGTCTACAGTGATCAGCCTCATACTTCACGAAGAAAAGAAATATTAG CAAAATACCCAGAGATCAAGTCCCTGATGGGGCCTGACCCCCAGTTGAAGTGGGTGGTGACAGGGATGGTCCTCACCCAGCTTCTGGCCTGCTACATGGTCCACGACCTCCCCTGGAAGTGGGTGGTGTTCTGGTCATACGGCTTCGGCGGCTGCATCAACCACTCGCTGACCCTCGCCATTCACGATATCTCCCACAACGTTGCGTTCGGCAACAAGCTGGCGCGCCTCAACCGCTGGTTCGCCATATGGGCCAACCTCCCCATCGGACTGCCCTACTCGGCCTCATTCAAGAAGTACCACATCGACCACCACCGCTACCTGGGTGGCGACGGCCTAGATGTGGACATCCCCACAGACGTGGAGGGCTGGTTCTTCTGCACACCCCTGCGGAAGGTCCTGTGGCTCTTCCTCCAGCCGTTGTTCTACGCACTGCGCCCTCTAGTGGTGAACCCCAAGCCAGTCTCTAGACTAGAGATGATGAATGCCGCTGTTCAATTTGCAGTGAACTTTGTGATATTCTACCTATGGGGGCTGAAGCCAATTGTTTACCTCATAGCCGGGTCCATTTTATGCATGGGCCTACATCCCATCTCTGGACACTTTATAGCGGAGCACTACATGTTCCTGAAGGGCCACGAGACATACTCCTACTACGGCCCACTGAACTGGATCACCTTCAATGTGGGTTACCACATGGAGCACCATGACTTCCCCAGTATACCTGGCAGTAAGCTGCCTCAG GTGAAGAAGATGGCAGCAGAGTACTACGACTCCCTACCACAGCACACTTCCTGGATCCGGGTGTTGTGGGACTTTGTCTTTGATGACAGCATCGGTCCCTACACCAGGATCAAGCGGGAATATAAGCTGGTCAAGCAGGAGTAG